CGATCGTGCGCGCGACGGCCCACACCGTGCGCGAGCTGGGGCTCGACGTCAGCCTGTTCGAGGACTTCCTCGCCGCCATGCGCCAGGACATCGACACCACCCGCTACGAGACCTTCGACGACCTGCGCGGCTACATGTGGGGTTCGGCCGCTGTGATCGGCCTCATGATGCTGCCGGTGCTGGGCCCGCTCGACGAGCGCGCCCGCGAGCACGCCATCGCCCTCGGCGAGGCGTTCCAGCTCGCGAACTTCATCCGGGACGTCGGCGAGGACCTCCAACGCGGCCGCGTCTACCTGCCGATGGCTGACCTGCACCGTTTCGGCGTCACCGTCGACCACCTGCGCGCCGGCGCCGTGACGGCCAACGTCCAGGCGCTGCTGCAGTTCCAGATCGCCCGCACGCGCGAGCTCTACCGGTTCGCGGCCGAGGGCGTGGCGCTGGTGCGCCCCGAGAGCCGGCCGTGCCTGCGCACGGCGATCCGCCTGTACGGCGGCATCCTCGACGAGGTCGAACGCGCCGGCTACCAGGTGCTCACCGGGCGGGTCAGCGTGCCGAACCGCACGCGGGCGGCCGTCGCCTTGCCCGCCTTGGCTCGCGCCGTCAGCGCTCGGCGCGAGAGCGCGCGCTGGCACGCGGCGCCGGCTGGCGCCTGACCCGGCGCACCGGCTTGCGCTGCACCCCGCGGCGGCCCCAGAACACCCACCAGGCGAGGGTCTGCAGCACCAGCGAGAAGCCGAAGGCGATGTCCTCGACCGGCGCGAACAGCACCCGCCACTGACCGAGGGCCACGGCCTGGCTCGTGCCGAGGATCGCGTCACCGGAGTAGGTGACGATCCCGCGTCCGGTGAGCCAGCCGTTGGTGAGCAGCTGGAAGAACAGCACGATCGCGTACGACACCCAGAACGACGCGCGCGTGACCAGGCGCGTGCGCAGCAGCGCGACGTCGAGCAGCACCGCGAAGGGCACGGCCACCAGGCACAGCTGGGTGTAGGTCACGGCTCGTCCCCCACGCGCCAGCCGCGCACCGCGCGCACCGCCTCGATGGTCAGCACCGCCGCGAGCGGCACGACGGCGAAGAAGGCGACTTCCTCCAGCGGCAGGCCGCCGGGGACGTCGACACCGATCGTCTGGCCACGGTCGAAGAACCAGTGCCGGTGCGCCACGGCGTACAGGTCCCACGCGATGAACAGCGGAACGACGGGCAGCAGGGTCAGCGCGAGCCGCCGCAGCCGCCGGTAGACGCCCACCCGCAGGTAGAGCTCCAGCGGCAGGGTGCCGACGACGCAGAACGCCAGCATCGCGGCGTAGCCGAGATGGCGCACGCGGGGCTCAGACGGCCAGGGCCTGGGCGCGCCGGCGCACCTCGGTCTTGTGCCCGGCGTGCAGCGCACCGATGGGGCTCCCGCCCTGGATCGAGTCGTCGGGCGTGAACAGCCACCGCAGCGCGTCGGCGCCGGTGTACCCGGCGTCGGCCAGGACCGTGACGGTGCCGGGCAGCTCGGGCATCAGGCCCTCAGGTCCGAGCAGCCGTGCGGGCACCGACCACACGTTGCGCTCCCCTCGCCGGACGGCGACGAGGTGGCCTTCCTGCACCATCCGGCGGACCTTGCCGACGTCGACACCGAGCCGCTCCGCGACGTCCGGCAGGGTCAGCCACTCGTCGACCAGGTTCTCGAGCTCATCCACGGCGGTCAGCCTGCCACGCCCGGCCGCGAGGTGCGTAACCGTCCCCCGATGCGACGAATTACATCAGTGTAAGTCCTGTTGAACGACGGATTTCGTGTACCGTCAACCGTCGTACCACGAGTCACACCTGCCACACCCGGCACACCTCTTGCCCGGCCGGTTCCCAGGGGAGAACGCCATGCCGATCGTCACCGCCGCCATCGCCACCGCCGCCGGCGCCCCGCTGCTGCTCGGCACCGCGGCGTCGGGGTGGACGACCTACACCGTCCGCCCCGGTGACACCGTCTGGGACATCGCCAGCAAGCACCGCACGGACGTCCGCACGCTCGTGCGGGCCAACCACCTCAGTGACGGCGGCCACCTCATCCGCGCCGGGGCGACGCTGCGCGTCCCCGGCCGCGCCAAGGCGGCGACACCGCACCGCGCCCCCGCCCGCAAGGCCACGCGCACGACCCCGGCGCGCACGGCGCGCTACGTCGTGCGCTCGGGCGACACGATCAGCCACATCGCGCTGCGCCTGAAGGTCTCGCCGTCCACGCTGCTGCGCCTCAACCACCTGGACGCCCGAGGCACCATCTACGTCGGTCAGCACCTGGCAGTGCCGGCAGCCGCCGCGCGCGCACAGGCCAAGGCCGCCGCCGCCCGCGCGATCGCGGCGCGCTGGACCACCTACACGGTGCGCAGCGGTGACACCGTGAGCCACATCGCCGCCCGGCTGCGCACGTCACAGGCGACGATCATCAAGGCGAACCGGCTGCGCGTCACCTCGGTGATCCACCCGGGTCAGCACCTGCGGGTCCCCCGCGTGTCCGCGACGACGAAGCCCGCGAGCCGGTCCAGCGCGAACACCTTCGCCGGCCGCACCTACGCCGACGCCGTCGTGCGTGCCGCGGCCACGAACCGCCACCACCTCGCCAGCCGCGCCGTGCCCAGCCGCGAGGCCACGAGGCGGCTGATCGAGCGCACCGCGCGCCGCTACGGCGTCGACCCCTCGCTCGCGCTGGCCGTGGGCTACCAGGAGTCCGGCTGGAACCAGCGCCAGGTCTCGGTGGCCAACGCGATCGGTGCCATGCAGGTGATCCCCTCGTCGGGGCAGTGGGCCAGCGCCCTCGTGGGCCGGCGCCTCAACCTGCTCGACGCCGAGGACAACGTCACCGCGGGAGTGGTGATCCTGAAGGCCCTCACGACGTCGGCCGGGCGGCTCGACCACGCGATCGCCGGCTACTACCAGGGCCTGGGCTCGGTGCGCAGCCACGGCATGCACGCCGACACCCAGCAGTACGTGCGCAACGTCCTGGCGCTGAGGCGGCAGTTCGCGTAGCTCGGCCCGGGCCCACCGTAGACTCGGGGCCGTGGACGTGACGGTCGCCGACCCGCTCGTCGGGCGCGAGCTCGACGGGCGCTACGTGGTGCGCTCGCGCATCGCGCGCGGCGGCATGGCCACGGTGTACCTCGCGCTCGACCAGCGGCTCGACCGCGAGGTGGCACTGAAGGTCATGCACCCGAACCTCGTGGACGACGAGGCGTTCGTCAGCCGGTTCACCCGCGAGGCGCGCTCGGCGGCGCGGCTCAACCACCCGGGGATCGTGCAGGTCTTCGACCAGGGCAGCCACGGCGGCGTGGTGTTCCTCGCCATGGAGCACGTGCCGGGGCGCACCCTGCGCGACGTGATGCGCGACCGCGGCCCGATGACCGCCCACGAGGCCCTCGACCTGCTCGAGCCCGTGCTCGACGCCCTGGCGGCCGCGCACAGCGCCGGCATCGTGCACCGCGACATCAAGCCCGAGAACGTCCTGATCCGCGACGACGGCCGGGTGAAGGTGGCTGACTTCGGGCTCGCGCGCGCCGTCGGTGCCGCCACCACGCACAGCCAGACCGGCCTGCTGATCGGCACCGTGTCGTACCTCGCACCCGAGCAGGTCGAGCGCGGCACGGCCGATGCGCGCAGCGACGTCTACGCCACGGGGGTCGTGCTCTTCGAGATGCTCACGGGCACCAAGCCGTTCGGCGGCGACACGCCCGTGCAGGTCGCGCTTCAGCACGTCTCGAGCCGCGTGCCGGCGCCCTCCAGCCGGGCTGCGGGGATCCACCCGGCGCTCGACGACCTCGTCCTGCTGGCCACGGCGCGCGATCGCGCCGAGCGGCCTGCGGACGCCCGCGAGCTGCTCATGTCGCTGCGCGAGACGCGAAGGGTGCTGCCCGGGCCGGCCCTCGACGCCCGCCCGGTGACCGTCGTCCCCGAGCCGCACCAGCCACCCGCTGACGCGCCCGCCGACGCGCCCGCCGAGCGCACGATGGCCCTCGACGCCGTCACGGCACCGACGATCGGCCCGGCCCCCGCGCGGCGCCGGCGCTCGCGGGGCCGCATCGCGCTCGCCGTGGTGCTGGGGCTGGCGCTCCTGCTGGGCGTCGCAGGCTGGTACGTGGGGGCCGGGCCCGGCGCGTACGTGCGCGTGCCGACCGTGGTGGGCCTGACGCAGGCCGAGGCCACCGCCGCGCTCACCAAGCGGGGCCTGGACGCCGAGACCTCGCAAGCCTTCAGCGAGACGGTCGCCGCGGGCAGCGTCGTGTCGGCCGACCCTGCTGAGGGCGCCAGAGCCCGCAAGGGCAGCGCGGTGCAGCTGGTGATCTCCCGCGGGCCAGAACGCTACGCAGTCCCGAAGCTCGCCGGACTCACCGAGGACGCCGCCCGCGCCGCCATCGCCTCCGCCCACCTGGTGGTCGGCAAGGTCACGCGCTCCTTCGACGACTCCGTCCCCGACGGCAAGGTCGTGTCGGCGTCCCTCAAGCCCGGCACGAAGGTGCGCCGCGGCACGGCCGTCGACCTGGTGATCAGCCGCGGCCGCGAGCCCGTGGCGGTCGGCGACTGGGTGGGCAAGCCGGCCGACGAGGCGACGAAGGCGCTTCAGGGGTCCGGGCTGAAGGTCACCACCACCGAGGCGTTCGACGACAAGGTGCCGAAGGGCAGCGTCGTCAGCCAGGATCCCGGCCCCGGCACGGCGTTCAAGGGCGACACCGTGAAGCTCGTCGTGTCGAAGGGTCCCGAGCTCGTCGAGGTCCCGCGCGTCGTCGGCATGTCGGCTGAGGATGCGCGCAGCAAGCTCGAGGCCGCGGGCCTGAAGGTCAGCGTCACCTCGGTGTTCGGTAACGGCGGCGGGCGCGTCATCGCCCAGCGCCCAGGCGCCGGCGGCAAGGTCAAGCCGGGCTCCACCGTCACCATCGCCGTCCTGTGAGCGAGGGGCTGGTCAGCCCGGAGGTCGAACCCGCACCCCCGGCCGGCGCACGCGCGTCGCGCACCTCGCTCATCGCCGCCCTGCTGCTCGTCGGCGTGACGGCGGTGTGGGGCAGCACGTTCGTGATGATCAAGGACGTCGTCCGCAGCCTGCCGGTCGTCGACTTCCTGGCCGCCCGGTTCGTCATCGCGGCGCTCGCCATGGTCATCGCGTTCTGGGTGCCGCTGCGCCGGATGCACCGTGACCAGGTGCGCCGCGGCGTGGTGCTGGGCGTCGTCTACGGACTCGCCCAGATCCTGCAGACCTTCGGCTTGTCGCACACCTCGGCAGCCGTGAGCGGTTTCGTCACCGGCATGTACGTCGTGCTCACGCCCGTGCTCGGTGCCGTGCTGCTGCGTCAGCGAGCCCCGGCCGCCACGTGGGTGGCGGTCGCGATGTCGACCGCCGGCCTCGCCCTGCTGGCGCTGCGCGGGCTCTCGGTGGGCACCGGCGAGCTGCTCGTGCTGGCCTCAGCGCTGCTCTACGCCCTGCACATCGTGGCCCTCGGCGCGTGGTCGGGGGGCAAGGACGCGCTGGGGTTGGCCACCGTGCAGATGGTGGCTATCGCCACGCTGTGCTCGCTCGCTGCGCTGCCCGGCGGCGTCCGCCTCCCGACGACGTCCGGCGCGTGGTTCGCGGTGCTCTACACCGCCGTGCTGGCCGGCGCCGGCGCGCTCATCGCGCAGACGTGGGCCCAGGCCCACCTGACGGCCACCCGGGCCGCGATCATCATGACCATGGAGCCGGTGTTCGCCGCGCTGTTCGCCGTGGCGGTGGGCGGTGAGCACCTCACCGGCCGGATGCTGGGCGGCGGGCTGCTCGTACTGGCCGCGATGTACGTCGTCGAGCTCACTCCTGGTAGGACCATCGTTCCTCTCGCCAGGCGTCGCCGCTCGCGTGGTAACCGCGCTGCTCCCAAAAGCCCCGACCGGGCTCGGTGAGGTACTCCACCCCGCGCAGCCACTTAGGGCCCTTGTAGGCGTACAGGTGCGGCACGACGAGCCGCACCGGCCAGCCGTGCTCGGGCGTCAGCGGCTCGCCGTCGTGGTGCGTCGCCAGCACCGTGCGCGGTGAGGCGAGGTCCTCCAAGCGCAGGTTGGCCGAGTAGCCGTACTCGGCCCACACCATCACGTAGTCGGCGCCCGGCGCCGGCGGGAACAGGTCGATCAGGGTGCGCGCCGCGACGCCGGACCACCGGTTGTCGGGCACCGACCACCGGGTCACGCAGTGCAGGTCACCCTGGACGTCGGTACGGGGCAGGGCCGCGAACTGCGCGGTGTCGAGCACGTGCTCCAGGCCGTCCTCGGTGGCGCCGGTGACGCGAAGGTCCCAGCGCTGCCCCCGGTCGTGGGGTACCGGCCCGTAGTGCAGCACCGGCCACCCCGCGGCCGGACGCTGGCCCGGGGGGAGCGCCCGGT
This window of the Angustibacter sp. Root456 genome carries:
- a CDS encoding DMT family transporter, which codes for MSEGLVSPEVEPAPPAGARASRTSLIAALLLVGVTAVWGSTFVMIKDVVRSLPVVDFLAARFVIAALAMVIAFWVPLRRMHRDQVRRGVVLGVVYGLAQILQTFGLSHTSAAVSGFVTGMYVVLTPVLGAVLLRQRAPAATWVAVAMSTAGLALLALRGLSVGTGELLVLASALLYALHIVALGAWSGGKDALGLATVQMVAIATLCSLAALPGGVRLPTTSGAWFAVLYTAVLAGAGALIAQTWAQAHLTATRAAIIMTMEPVFAALFAVAVGGEHLTGRMLGGGLLVLAAMYVVELTPGRTIVPLARRRRSRGNRAAPKSPDRAR
- the pknB gene encoding Stk1 family PASTA domain-containing Ser/Thr kinase; protein product: MDVTVADPLVGRELDGRYVVRSRIARGGMATVYLALDQRLDREVALKVMHPNLVDDEAFVSRFTREARSAARLNHPGIVQVFDQGSHGGVVFLAMEHVPGRTLRDVMRDRGPMTAHEALDLLEPVLDALAAAHSAGIVHRDIKPENVLIRDDGRVKVADFGLARAVGAATTHSQTGLLIGTVSYLAPEQVERGTADARSDVYATGVVLFEMLTGTKPFGGDTPVQVALQHVSSRVPAPSSRAAGIHPALDDLVLLATARDRAERPADARELLMSLRETRRVLPGPALDARPVTVVPEPHQPPADAPADAPAERTMALDAVTAPTIGPAPARRRRSRGRIALAVVLGLALLLGVAGWYVGAGPGAYVRVPTVVGLTQAEATAALTKRGLDAETSQAFSETVAAGSVVSADPAEGARARKGSAVQLVISRGPERYAVPKLAGLTEDAARAAIASAHLVVGKVTRSFDDSVPDGKVVSASLKPGTKVRRGTAVDLVISRGREPVAVGDWVGKPADEATKALQGSGLKVTTTEAFDDKVPKGSVVSQDPGPGTAFKGDTVKLVVSKGPELVEVPRVVGMSAEDARSKLEAAGLKVSVTSVFGNGGGRVIAQRPGAGGKVKPGSTVTIAVL
- a CDS encoding LysM peptidoglycan-binding domain-containing protein — translated: MPIVTAAIATAAGAPLLLGTAASGWTTYTVRPGDTVWDIASKHRTDVRTLVRANHLSDGGHLIRAGATLRVPGRAKAATPHRAPARKATRTTPARTARYVVRSGDTISHIALRLKVSPSTLLRLNHLDARGTIYVGQHLAVPAAAARAQAKAAAARAIAARWTTYTVRSGDTVSHIAARLRTSQATIIKANRLRVTSVIHPGQHLRVPRVSATTKPASRSSANTFAGRTYADAVVRAAATNRHHLASRAVPSREATRRLIERTARRYGVDPSLALAVGYQESGWNQRQVSVANAIGAMQVIPSSGQWASALVGRRLNLLDAEDNVTAGVVILKALTTSAGRLDHAIAGYYQGLGSVRSHGMHADTQQYVRNVLALRRQFA
- a CDS encoding Rv2175c family DNA-binding protein, with protein sequence MDELENLVDEWLTLPDVAERLGVDVGKVRRMVQEGHLVAVRRGERNVWSVPARLLGPEGLMPELPGTVTVLADAGYTGADALRWLFTPDDSIQGGSPIGALHAGHKTEVRRRAQALAV
- a CDS encoding lycopene cyclase domain-containing protein, with amino-acid sequence MRHLGYAAMLAFCVVGTLPLELYLRVGVYRRLRRLALTLLPVVPLFIAWDLYAVAHRHWFFDRGQTIGVDVPGGLPLEEVAFFAVVPLAAVLTIEAVRAVRGWRVGDEP
- a CDS encoding lycopene cyclase domain-containing protein; its protein translation is MTYTQLCLVAVPFAVLLDVALLRTRLVTRASFWVSYAIVLFFQLLTNGWLTGRGIVTYSGDAILGTSQAVALGQWRVLFAPVEDIAFGFSLVLQTLAWWVFWGRRGVQRKPVRRVRRQPAPRASARSRAER
- a CDS encoding phytoene/squalene synthase family protein translates to MKSVHERALDAAGLRDPQLRSDYERCRLVNADHGKTYYLSALLLPADRRPHVYALYAFARTADEFVDDLVEPDPAGLVRWGDEALAALRGGPTDDPIVRATAHTVRELGLDVSLFEDFLAAMRQDIDTTRYETFDDLRGYMWGSAAVIGLMMLPVLGPLDERAREHAIALGEAFQLANFIRDVGEDLQRGRVYLPMADLHRFGVTVDHLRAGAVTANVQALLQFQIARTRELYRFAAEGVALVRPESRPCLRTAIRLYGGILDEVERAGYQVLTGRVSVPNRTRAAVALPALARAVSARRESARWHAAPAGA
- a CDS encoding molybdopterin-dependent oxidoreductase, encoding MGAGSDSASGCQDRRVNHADDRALPPGQRPAAGWPVLHYGPVPHDRGQRWDLRVTGATEDGLEHVLDTAQFAALPRTDVQGDLHCVTRWSVPDNRWSGVAARTLIDLFPPAPGADYVMVWAEYGYSANLRLEDLASPRTVLATHHDGEPLTPEHGWPVRLVVPHLYAYKGPKWLRGVEYLTEPGRGFWEQRGYHASGDAWREERWSYQE